The following proteins are co-located in the Ictalurus punctatus breed USDA103 chromosome 14, Coco_2.0, whole genome shotgun sequence genome:
- the sh3rf2 gene encoding E3 ubiquitin-protein ligase SH3RF2 isoform X2, producing the protein MEIKVLAKALYDYQGNGPGELSMRSGDMVGLRWRVDDNWYFGDVKGNSGFVPTSMVQVLGEQTQPPAPLCRALYDFDLNRLDPDNRKECLAFMKGDVITVIKRVDENWGEGKLGDKVGIFPLQFTELNPAAFKLLASAKASDLAEFHPRHARGNSRRTSLDAGSHRRLSRTQASTARPPDVSVLNTLNHGQVQSSPAPSAPLKPVRLSTVSQLRSGSTRKSPSKGERKMNGDTPPTITMALINPQTLPPQAESKQSPIQQLSISVCAALYSYTPHRAEELELSKGEMVGVYGKFKEGWLRGLSLRTGKVGILPANYVTPVLRTSAMFVEQPKLAVPSAAIASAKRYTPQNPQAASLPLDKVKVEVAAPVGAMPPQAAVPSGSAAKSPQAGGKQGWDTVRRTFQTSHRGSLRHNGYHPQNPGSSLHPPPQDLGQIYGFGRSPVLPRKRNGLFTNPLRSQHWTYEGTAPSGGAYQTMDARYTTPKETSTAPQSILMKPDTHRHNTEKPVKSVRFLTEEVPQTTTRLASVSSGAQVVGNSQSGPAALEHWNPSAIIGRDGSTSVLKDTKTFMQRKGLGQNNASGDYLPLGTKLYTLNSQSSPVRHRVLMGYNAKTDAELNLLEGELVLVQKPRPDGRVLVKQEITGVTGLFQSSILDILDKVA; encoded by the exons gTGCTGGCTAAAGCCTTGTACGACTACCAGGGCAATGGACCCGGAGAGCTCAGCATGAGATCGGGCGACATGGTCGGCCTGCGCTGGAGAGTGGATGACAATTGGTATTTCGGCGACGTTAAAGGGAACAGTGGGTTCGTACCCACCAGCATGGTTCAGGTCCTGGGCGAGCAAACGCAGCCTCCTGCGCCTTTGTGCCGCGCTCTCTACGACTTCGACCTGAACAGGCTGGATCCAGATAACAGGAAGGAGTGTCTGGCCTTCATGAAG GGAGACGTCATCACTGTGATTAAGCGAGTGGATGAGAACTGGGGTGAAGGGAAGTTGGGGGACAAGGTCGGAATCTTTCCTTTGCAGTTTACAGAG CTAAATCCGGCTGCGTTCAAACTCCTGGCGAGTGCGAAGGCGAGTGATTTGGCAGAATTTCACCCACGGCACGCGAGAGGGAACAGCAGGAGGACGAGCCTAGATGCAGGCAGCCACAGACGGCTCTCCAGGACGCAGGCGAGCACGGCCAGGCCTCCCGACGTCAGCGTCCTGAACACTCTGAACCACGGTCAGGTCCAGAGCTCACCAGCTCCTAGTGCGCCTCTAAAGCCTGTCCGACTCTCCACAGTCTCCCAGCTGCGGTCCGGAAGCACTCGGAAAAGCCCGTCAAAG GGTGAAAGAAAGATGAACGGCGACACTCCTCCAACAATCACCATGGCCCTCATCAACCCACAGACTCTTCCACCACAAGCAGAGAGCAAACAGTCCCCCATTCAGCAGCTTTCTATCAGTGT GTGTGCTGCTCTGTATTCATACACTCCGCATCGCGCCGAGGAGCTGGAACTGAGCAAAGGCGAGATGGTAGGGGTCTACGGGAAGTTTAAGGAGGGCTGGTTACGCGGTCTTTCCCTCAGAACTGGTAAAGTAGGCATCCTGCCTGCCAACTACGTCACCCCTGTGCTTAG AACCTCTGCAATGTTTGTTGAGCAGCCAAAGCTCGCTGTTCCCAGTGCAGCCATAGCATCAGCAAAGAGATACACACCCCAGAATCCCCAAGCAGCATCACTGCCTCTGGATAAAGTAAAGGTTGAAGTCGCTGCTCCAGTCGGTGCCATGCCCCCACAGGCAGCTGTACCATCTGGCAGTGCAGCAAAATCTCCTCAGGCAGGAGGAAAGCAGGGCTGGGACACGGTCAGACGAACCTTCCAGACTTCACACAGAG GCTCACTCCGGCATAACGGCTACCATCCCCAAAATCCAGGTTCAAGCCTTCATCCTCCACCTCAGGATTTGGGACAGATCTACGGCTTTGGCCGCTCTCCCGTCCTTCCCAGGAAGAGAAATGGCTTGTTTACAAATCCCCTCAGGTCACAGCACTGGACTTATGAAGGAACAGCTCCCTCTGGTGGCGCATACCAGACAATGGATGCCAGATATACGACTCCGAAGGAGACTTCCACGGCTCCTCAGTCTATTCTGATGAAACCAGATACTCACAGGCACAACACAGAAAAG cctgtGAAGTCGGTGAGGTTCTTAACTGAAGAAGTCCCCCAAACCACAACAAGGTTGGCGTCCGTATCATCTGGAGCGCAGGTTGTGGGTAACTCTCAAAGCGGACCTGCGGCTCTGGAGCACTGGAACCCGTCAGCCATCATAGGTCGGGATGGAAGTACCTCAGTCCTTAAAGACACAAAGACATTCATGCAAAGAAAGGGTCTTGGTCAGAATAATGCCAGTGGGGATTATCTGCCTTTAGGTACAAAACTGTACACGCTGAACAGCCAGTCCAGTCCCGTCAG
- the sh3rf2 gene encoding E3 ubiquitin-protein ligase SH3RF2 isoform X3: protein MRSGDMVGLRWRVDDNWYFGDVKGNSGFVPTSMVQVLGEQTQPPAPLCRALYDFDLNRLDPDNRKECLAFMKGDVITVIKRVDENWGEGKLGDKVGIFPLQFTELNPAAFKLLASAKASDLAEFHPRHARGNSRRTSLDAGSHRRLSRTQASTARPPDVSVLNTLNHGQVQSSPAPSAPLKPVRLSTVSQLRSGSTRKSPSKGERKMNGDTPPTITMALINPQTLPPQAESKQSPIQQLSISVCAALYSYTPHRAEELELSKGEMVGVYGKFKEGWLRGLSLRTGKVGILPANYVTPVLRTSAMFVEQPKLAVPSAAIASAKRYTPQNPQAASLPLDKVKVEVAAPVGAMPPQAAVPSGSAAKSPQAGGKQGWDTVRRTFQTSHRGSLRHNGYHPQNPGSSLHPPPQDLGQIYGFGRSPVLPRKRNGLFTNPLRSQHWTYEGTAPSGGAYQTMDARYTTPKETSTAPQSILMKPDTHRHNTEKPVKSVRFLTEEVPQTTTRLASVSSGAQVVGNSQSGPAALEHWNPSAIIGRDGSTSVLKDTKTFMQRKGLGQNNASGDYLPLGTKLYTLNSQSSPVRHRVLMGYNAKTDAELNLLEGELVLVQKPRPDGRVLVKQEITGVTGLFQSSILDILDKVA from the exons ATGAGATCGGGCGACATGGTCGGCCTGCGCTGGAGAGTGGATGACAATTGGTATTTCGGCGACGTTAAAGGGAACAGTGGGTTCGTACCCACCAGCATGGTTCAGGTCCTGGGCGAGCAAACGCAGCCTCCTGCGCCTTTGTGCCGCGCTCTCTACGACTTCGACCTGAACAGGCTGGATCCAGATAACAGGAAGGAGTGTCTGGCCTTCATGAAG GGAGACGTCATCACTGTGATTAAGCGAGTGGATGAGAACTGGGGTGAAGGGAAGTTGGGGGACAAGGTCGGAATCTTTCCTTTGCAGTTTACAGAG CTAAATCCGGCTGCGTTCAAACTCCTGGCGAGTGCGAAGGCGAGTGATTTGGCAGAATTTCACCCACGGCACGCGAGAGGGAACAGCAGGAGGACGAGCCTAGATGCAGGCAGCCACAGACGGCTCTCCAGGACGCAGGCGAGCACGGCCAGGCCTCCCGACGTCAGCGTCCTGAACACTCTGAACCACGGTCAGGTCCAGAGCTCACCAGCTCCTAGTGCGCCTCTAAAGCCTGTCCGACTCTCCACAGTCTCCCAGCTGCGGTCCGGAAGCACTCGGAAAAGCCCGTCAAAG GGTGAAAGAAAGATGAACGGCGACACTCCTCCAACAATCACCATGGCCCTCATCAACCCACAGACTCTTCCACCACAAGCAGAGAGCAAACAGTCCCCCATTCAGCAGCTTTCTATCAGTGT GTGTGCTGCTCTGTATTCATACACTCCGCATCGCGCCGAGGAGCTGGAACTGAGCAAAGGCGAGATGGTAGGGGTCTACGGGAAGTTTAAGGAGGGCTGGTTACGCGGTCTTTCCCTCAGAACTGGTAAAGTAGGCATCCTGCCTGCCAACTACGTCACCCCTGTGCTTAG AACCTCTGCAATGTTTGTTGAGCAGCCAAAGCTCGCTGTTCCCAGTGCAGCCATAGCATCAGCAAAGAGATACACACCCCAGAATCCCCAAGCAGCATCACTGCCTCTGGATAAAGTAAAGGTTGAAGTCGCTGCTCCAGTCGGTGCCATGCCCCCACAGGCAGCTGTACCATCTGGCAGTGCAGCAAAATCTCCTCAGGCAGGAGGAAAGCAGGGCTGGGACACGGTCAGACGAACCTTCCAGACTTCACACAGAG GCTCACTCCGGCATAACGGCTACCATCCCCAAAATCCAGGTTCAAGCCTTCATCCTCCACCTCAGGATTTGGGACAGATCTACGGCTTTGGCCGCTCTCCCGTCCTTCCCAGGAAGAGAAATGGCTTGTTTACAAATCCCCTCAGGTCACAGCACTGGACTTATGAAGGAACAGCTCCCTCTGGTGGCGCATACCAGACAATGGATGCCAGATATACGACTCCGAAGGAGACTTCCACGGCTCCTCAGTCTATTCTGATGAAACCAGATACTCACAGGCACAACACAGAAAAG cctgtGAAGTCGGTGAGGTTCTTAACTGAAGAAGTCCCCCAAACCACAACAAGGTTGGCGTCCGTATCATCTGGAGCGCAGGTTGTGGGTAACTCTCAAAGCGGACCTGCGGCTCTGGAGCACTGGAACCCGTCAGCCATCATAGGTCGGGATGGAAGTACCTCAGTCCTTAAAGACACAAAGACATTCATGCAAAGAAAGGGTCTTGGTCAGAATAATGCCAGTGGGGATTATCTGCCTTTAGGTACAAAACTGTACACGCTGAACAGCCAGTCCAGTCCCGTCAG